The following are encoded in a window of Impatiens glandulifera chromosome 5, dImpGla2.1, whole genome shotgun sequence genomic DNA:
- the LOC124937460 gene encoding DNA topoisomerase 1-like: protein MTVVYRRQRSLFAASLNSQFSCWNISKLRKTKMLQNSVLQTYHNVSLKNPAADMSGSLCFVGFGNVRLYSIGRNPQQALSLIAERTSRAASSLVCRSKPLISMNAFDYGSLQGRIKLSSYYQTASLKRPFSTKADTNRNDDSFIRSGSTSALGKLSVAWNRGKNISKAGVSASKDSDASQPSEDVKEAASSSSLLGNANNVQKSPRKKKQPSIRKKKEDELTGSSTNGASQPIQDTNVTSEENIGSINKEELINSLPLVKSPAKRKTAKSSKKAKPEKVGKVEASPVLVVDKLDLKPESRIKSKSKVLVKKEFKSLYPPSGKSVLVVESLTKAKVIQKYLGDMFEVLPSYGHVRDLAARSGSVRPDDDFSMVWEVPSTAWTHLKSIKIALNGAENLILASDPDREGEAIAWHIIEMLQQQGALHDDITVARVVFNEVTEASIKNALQTPRVIDVNLVQAYLARRALDYLIGFNISPLLWRKLPGCQSAGRVQSAALSLICDREMEIDAFEPREYWTVEVQFNKKNEDNKYAFLSSLTHVGSEKVSQLSISSREQANDIENNINSSEFEVLGSKRSKVKRNPPTPFITSSLQQDAANKLHFSAMYTMKLAQKLYEGVQLSDASTTGLITYMRTDGLHISDEAAKDIRSFVIERYGGEYTPDTARTYFKKIKNAQEAHEAIRPTNIRRLPSSLEGILDEDALKLYALIWVRTMACQMEPVKIDQIQLDIRSIDQSVAFRSTCSTVDFFGYQTVYRDMEAKMLNYTDNEDDERKELFKLLCDLNSGDTLCATKVKLSEHHTQPPSRFSEASLVKKLEELGIGRPSTYASTLKVLQDRHYVQVKSRVLYPEFRGRMVSAFLSHHFSEVTDYSFTADMETELDNVSAGLTEWKGLLRDYWTRFSEYCELTASVHIHQVEKMLEKTFGDFLFASLPGKSRTCPICLEGTLIFKVSRFGAGYFIGCNQHPKCKYIAKTLYGEDEEDDTPDNKAVDVPKILGLHTISGEKILLKTGPYGSYVQLGEDRKGYLPKRASLSQVKNVKSITLEDALELLKYPITLGNHPGDNHPVVIRLGKSGFTIRHRSSFAPLSKNANPTEITLEKALKLLQGKDVKRCGRPKRAAPKPEEAMEDSSL from the exons ATGACGGTTGTTTATCGCCGGCAGAGAAGCTTATTTGCTGCTTCATTAAACTCTCAATTTTCCTGCTGGAACATATCGAAGCTACGGAAAACTAAAATG TTGCAGAACAGTGTATTACAGACATACCATAATGTTTCTTTAAAAAACCCAGCAGCTGATATGTCTGGGTCTTTATGTTTCGTTGGATTTGGAAATGTCAGACTCTACTCCATTGGAAGGAACCCACAACAAGCCCTTTCTCTTATCGCTGAACGAACCTCTCGTGCTGCAAGTAGCCTTGTTTGTAGGTCCAAACCTCTTATTTCCATGAATGCATTTGATTATGGTTCACTTCAAGGTAGAATCAAGTTGAGTTCATATTACCAGACTGCTTCACTTAAGAGACCTTTTTCCACTAAAGCCGACACAAATAGAAATGACGATAGTTTTATAAGAAGTGGGAGTACTTCAGCTTTGGGCAAGTTGAGTGTAGCCTGGAATAGAGGGAAGAACATTTCCAAGGCTGGAGTATCAGCAAGTAAGGACTCTGATGCATCACAACCATCTGAAGACGTGAAGGAAGCTGCTTCCTCAAGTTCATTGTTGGGCAATGCTAACAATGTCCAAAAGTCTCCTAGGAAAAAGAAGCAGCCAtcgataagaaaaaaaaaggaggATGAGTTGACTGGTTCTAGTACAAATGGAGCTTCTCAACCAATCCAAGATACTAATGTTACTTCAGAG GAAAACATCGGAAGTATTAACAAGGAGGAGCTTATTAACAGTTTGCCTTTAGTGAAGAGTCCAGCCAAAAGAAAAACTGCCAAGTCTAGCAAGAAGGCAAAACCTGAAAAAGTAGGTAAGGTTGAAGCATCTCCAGTTTTAGTTGTGGATAAACTAGATCTTAAACCAGAAAGCCGAATCAAGAGTAAATCGAAGGTTCTGGTTAAAAAGGAATTTAAGTCCCTGTACCCTCCTTCTGGGAAATCAGTTCTTGTCGTGGAGTCTTTGACAAAGGCAAAAGTTATTCAGAAGTATCTGGGTGACATGTTTGAAGTTTTACCTAGCTATGGACATGTCAGAGATCTCGCTGCAAGATCTGGATCTGTTCGGCCCGATGATGATTTCAGTATGGTGTGGGAAGTTCCTTCTACTGCCTGGACACATCTAAAGAGTATCAAGATCGCACTAAACGG TGCTGAAAACCTTATCCTTGCGTCAGATCCAGACAGGGAAGGAGAAGCTATAGCATGGCATATCATTGAGATGCTGCAACAACAAGGGGCATTGCACGATGACATAACAGTTGCAAGGGTTGTATTTAATGAAGTAACAGAGGCATCAATCAAAAATGCTTTGCAAACTCCTAGAGTAATCGACGTGAACTTGGTTCAAGCTTATTTAGCACGGAGAGCTCTTGACTATTTGATTGGATTCAATATTTCACCATTGTTATGGAGGAAATTACCTGGTTGCCAGTCAGCTGGCCGTGTCCAATCTGCTGCTTTGTCTCTCATATGTGACAGAGAAATGGAAATCGATGCATTTGAACCACGTGAATACTGGACTGTAGAGGTCCAGTTTAACAAGAAGAACGAAGATAATAAATATGCCTTCTTATCCTCTTTGACTCATGTTGGTTCGGAAAAGGTAAGCCAACTCTCTATTAGCTCTCGAGAACAAGCAAACGACAttgaaaataacataaattcatCCGAATTTGAAGTTCTCGGTTCCAAAAGAAGCAAGGTGAAGAGGAACCCTCCGACaccatttataacatcatcacTTCAACAAGACGCTGCTAACAAGCTACATTTTTCAGCCATGTACACAATGAAACTTGCTCAGAAACTATACGAAGGTGTTCAATTATCAGATGCCAGTACAACAGGATTGATAACATACATGAGAACAGATGGATTACACATTTCAGATGAAGCTGCTAAGGATATTCGTTCCTTTGTCATTGAAAGGTATGGAGGGGAATACACACCCGATACTGCTCGTAcgtattttaaaaagataaaaaacgCTCAAGAGGCTCATGAGGCTATTAGACCCACAAATATTCGGAGATTACCTTCTTCACTCGAGGGAATCCTCGATGAAGATGCGTTGAAGTTATATGCTCTTATATGGGTTCGGACAATGGCATGCCAAATGGAACCTGTTAAGATAGATCAGATACAATTAGATATCAGGAGTATAGACCAGTCAGTTGCGTTTAGATCCACCTGCTCGACAGTTGATTTTTTCGGTTACCAGACTGTTTACAGGGATATGGAAGCCAAAATGCTAAACTACACTGATAATGAAGACGATGAGCGTAAAGAGCTTTTCAAGCTTCTTTGTGATCTAAACTCTGGAGATACATTATGTGCTACAAAGGTGAAACTTAGTGAGCACCATACACAACCTCCATCACGCTTTTCTGAAGCTTCATTAGTAAAGAAGCTGGAAGAACTTGGTATTGGAAGGCCTTCAACTTATGCTTCTACACTGAAAGTTTTACAAGATAGACATTATGTCCAAGTAAAGAGTAGAGTATTATATCCAGAGTTTCGTGGACGAATGGTCTCGGCATTCCTCTCTCACCATTTCTCTGAGGTTACTGATTATTCTTTTACCGCTGACATGGAAACCGAGCTTGATAATGTTTCTGCTGGACTGACGGAATGGAAGGGGTTACTTAGAGATTATTGGACAAGATTTAGTGAGTACTGTGAACTTACTGCTAGTGTTCATATCCATCAAGTGGAAAAAATGCTGGAGAAAACATTTGGGGATTTCTTATTTGCTTCACTACCTGGCAAAAGCAGAACGTGCCCAATTTGTCTGGAAGGGACTCTCATTTTCAAAGTTAGTAGGTTTGGAGCTGGATATTTTATAGGCTGTAATCAACATCCAAAGTGCAA GTATATTGCCAAGACATTATATGGtgaggatgaagaagatgatactCCTGATAATAAGGCTGTTGATGTGCCCAAAATACTTGGTCTTCATACCATTTCTGGGGAAAAg aTCCTATTGAAGACTGGCCCTTACGGTTCCTATGTTCAACTTGGCGAAGATAGAAAAGGATACTTGCCAAAACGAGCATCTCTTTCCCAA GTAAAAAATGTGAAATCTATTACACTTGAAGATGCGTTGGAGTTGCTGAAATATCCAATAACATTG GGAAATCATCCGGGCGATAACCATCCGGTTGTGATAAGGCTTGGGAAGAGCGGATTTACTATCAGACACAGAAGTTCATTTGCACCTCTGTCCAAG AATGCAAATCCAACCGAAATAACCCTGGAGAAGGCGTTGAAGCTTTTACAAGGAAAAGATGTAAAGCGATGTGGTCGACCTAAGAGAGCAGCACCTAAACCTGAAGAAGCCATGGAGGATTCTTCTTTGTAG
- the LOC124938622 gene encoding DNA-directed RNA polymerases II, IV and V subunit 6A-like yields MADEDYEIDTYEDEPQEPEPEEGAEEELDNDNNEEAADAVLADGEDKEPEPIERERKTSKYMTKYERARILGTRALQISMNAPVMVELEGETDPLEIAMKELRQRKIPFTIRRYLPDGSYEDWGVDELIVEDSWKRQVGGD; encoded by the exons ATGGCGGACGAAGATTACGAGATCGACAC GTATGAAGATGAGCCACAAGAACCTGAGCCTGAG GAAGGGGCAGAAGAGGAACTTGATAACGATAACAATGAAGAGGCCGCGGATGCTGTTTTAGCTGATGGTGAGGATAAAGAACCGGAGCCCATTGAACGAGAACGTAAAACATCAAAATATATGACTAAATATGAACGTGCCAGAATTCTCGGTACCAGGGCATTGCAAATCAG CATGAATGCACCTGTGATGGTTGAGTTGGAAGGGGAAACTGATCCACTTGAG ATTGCAATGAAAGAGCTTCGACAGCGTAAGATACCTTTCACAATTCGTCGCTATCTGCCTGATGGAAG TTACGAAGATTGGGGAGTCGATGAGCTGATTGTTGAAGACTCGTGGAAGAGGCAAGTTGGCGGTGATTAA